The Mycetohabitans endofungorum genome contains a region encoding:
- a CDS encoding helix-turn-helix transcriptional regulator, translating into MPSGAQLGSQLRRWRALHRIKQAHAAELFGVSQSTISRWEAGLQPMELAERRRVAHTLSARLDSAADHALARLVRGNPLPVHLICDLTHQLLACSAARAAQFSVPVSELLGRALWRYSTSQIAHQEAQLDTLGWRDAVAPPSLAVRRIRARAVGGGVGGEGAGQA; encoded by the coding sequence ATGCCATCAGGCGCCCAATTGGGCAGCCAGCTCAGGCGTTGGCGGGCGCTGCATCGCATTAAGCAGGCGCATGCTGCCGAGCTGTTCGGTGTCAGCCAGTCGACGATTTCTCGCTGGGAGGCGGGCTTACAACCCATGGAGTTGGCCGAGCGGCGGCGCGTGGCGCATACATTGTCGGCGCGGCTCGATTCGGCGGCTGATCATGCGCTTGCGCGACTGGTCCGCGGCAACCCGTTGCCGGTACACTTGATTTGCGATTTGACGCACCAGTTGTTGGCGTGCTCCGCGGCACGTGCTGCCCAGTTCTCCGTGCCTGTCAGCGAACTGCTCGGGCGTGCCTTGTGGCGTTACTCGACGTCGCAGATCGCACACCAGGAGGCGCAACTAGACACACTGGGCTGGCGCGATGCGGTGGCGCCACCGTCACTGGCTGTGCGACGAATACGAGCGCGCGCAGTCGGCGGAGGCGTTGGCGGTGAAGGCGCTGGACAAGCTTGA
- a CDS encoding Hsp20/alpha crystallin family protein, with protein sequence MSNTTELVERPTQQNASVAAQSATASQPRRTTVAPAVDIFEDRNGVTLLVDLPGVPRDKLSVSVQDSTLSLEAEAVVPTPTGLRVQHAELRDPHFARTFALGADLDASRIDAQLRDGVLKLAIPRRDEAKPRRIDVSIG encoded by the coding sequence ATGAGCAACACCACCGAACTGGTCGAACGTCCCACCCAACAGAACGCCAGCGTCGCCGCACAAAGCGCAACGGCGTCGCAACCACGCCGCACGACAGTGGCGCCGGCCGTGGATATTTTCGAGGATCGCAACGGCGTCACGCTACTGGTCGACCTGCCCGGCGTGCCACGCGACAAGCTGAGCGTGAGCGTGCAGGACAGCACACTGTCACTTGAAGCCGAGGCCGTCGTGCCGACGCCCACCGGCTTGCGGGTCCAGCACGCCGAATTGCGCGATCCGCATTTCGCCCGCACGTTCGCGCTGGGTGCGGATCTGGATGCGTCACGTATCGACGCGCAGTTGCGCGACGGCGTGCTGAAGCTGGCCATCCCACGCCGCGACGAGGCCAAGCCCCGCCGGATCGACGTCAGCATCGGCTGA
- the bla gene encoding class A beta-lactamase yields MRYCRSRRALLRACAMLPWMPTLAACAAQEPSASAPGPSRLRGPATLQRPAALQLEALAVLEARMGGRLGVCAIDTGSGARLVHRAEERFPFCSTFKAVLAAAVLARSGDTPDWLSQRVRYGSADVVSYSPISGQHVGAGMRIDEMCAATLQYSDNTAANQLMKVLGGIDAVTAFARSVGDATFRLDRWEPELNTAIPGDVRDTSTPAAMADTLRAVMLGNVLRPWQQQRLQQWMLGNRTGDKRIRAGVAAQWRVADKTGTGEYGTTNDIGVLWPPERAPIVLSIYFTQPQQDAPARDEAIEQATRIVVDALS; encoded by the coding sequence ATGCGTTACTGTCGCTCCCGTCGCGCGCTGCTGCGTGCCTGTGCAATGCTCCCATGGATGCCGACGCTGGCAGCGTGCGCGGCGCAAGAACCGAGCGCCTCAGCGCCGGGGCCATCTAGGTTGCGAGGGCCGGCCACATTGCAAAGACCAGCCGCGTTGCAACTCGAAGCGCTTGCGGTACTGGAGGCGCGCATGGGCGGGCGCCTCGGGGTTTGCGCGATCGACACGGGTAGCGGTGCGCGGCTCGTGCACCGTGCAGAGGAGCGTTTTCCGTTCTGCAGTACGTTCAAGGCGGTGCTTGCGGCAGCCGTACTGGCCCGCAGCGGTGATACGCCCGACTGGTTGTCGCAGCGCGTTCGGTATGGCTCGGCTGATGTGGTCAGTTATTCGCCGATCAGCGGGCAACATGTCGGCGCCGGAATGCGCATTGACGAAATGTGCGCGGCAACGCTGCAGTACAGTGATAATACGGCAGCGAATCAGTTGATGAAGGTGCTTGGCGGAATTGATGCGGTAACAGCATTTGCCCGTTCAGTGGGCGATGCTACCTTCCGGCTGGATCGCTGGGAGCCGGAGTTGAACACAGCGATACCAGGGGACGTGCGCGACACGTCGACGCCGGCGGCGATGGCAGACACGCTGCGCGCGGTGATGCTGGGCAATGTGTTGCGTCCGTGGCAGCAGCAGCGATTGCAGCAATGGATGCTGGGCAATCGCACAGGCGACAAGCGAATCCGTGCCGGCGTGGCCGCGCAGTGGCGCGTTGCCGACAAGACGGGTACCGGGGAGTACGGCACTACCAACGACATCGGGGTCCTTTGGCCGCCCGAGCGGGCGCCGATTGTGCTGTCCATCTATTTCACCCAGCCGCAGCAGGATGCGCCGGCGCGCGACGAGGCGATCGAGCAAGCCACGCGTATCGTGGTTGACGCGCTGAGTTGA
- a CDS encoding Hsp20/alpha crystallin family protein: MSDLFFSTDVFNDIDRLQRQVANLFANMPTSLRASRVGAFPAVNIGSTDESIEIVAFAPGLDPAQIDVSIDNGLLILSGERKRVQTERPDDTRTYLQERFSGTFRRIIELPHQADPDKVQARYVNGCLSVTIGKLEASKPRSITVQ, from the coding sequence ATGAGTGATTTGTTTTTTAGCACAGACGTCTTCAACGACATCGATCGTCTACAACGGCAGGTCGCGAACCTGTTCGCCAACATGCCGACTAGCCTGCGCGCGTCGCGCGTCGGGGCATTCCCGGCGGTCAACATCGGCAGCACGGACGAGTCGATCGAGATTGTCGCATTTGCCCCCGGACTCGATCCGGCGCAGATCGATGTGTCGATCGACAACGGCTTGTTGATCCTCAGCGGCGAGCGCAAACGCGTGCAAACGGAGCGTCCCGACGACACGCGGACCTATCTGCAAGAGCGTTTCAGCGGCACATTCCGCCGCATCATCGAATTGCCGCACCAGGCCGATCCAGACAAGGTCCAAGCGCGCTATGTGAACGGCTGCTTGAGCGTGACCATCGGCAAGCTCGAGGCATCTAAGCCGCGATCGATCACAGTGCAATGA